A genome region from Planctomycetia bacterium includes the following:
- a CDS encoding citrate synthase (catalyzes the formation of citrate from acetyl-CoA and oxaloacetate), with product MKAATGGNAGGLEGIVAGQTAVCTLAGRMLYRGYPIEELAAESTFEEVAYLLLYGELPSSTALAEFRIRIGAEMTLPPAIVDTLRSIPAATPGMDVMRTGCSMLAHFDAETADDTRPANLRKAERLLAKLPLIMATKYRLDAGLKPLAAEPDRSIAENILRQITDRKPEPRAVQALDTSLILYAEHEFNASTFTARCVASTLADLHSAVTAAIGALKGPLHGGANERVLEVLRQVGAPANAEPWIRQALANKVRIMGFGHRVYKHGDPRTVIITPLCAELAQLTGNEAMEQTAATIERIIVADKSLPANVDWPSARLYHYLGLPVSLYTPLFVCARVSGWSAHVMEQLENNRLIRPAAEYIGPEQRKFVPITKR from the coding sequence ATGAAAGCTGCCACCGGCGGTAATGCGGGAGGTTTGGAAGGAATCGTCGCAGGGCAAACGGCGGTCTGCACTCTGGCAGGCCGGATGCTTTATCGCGGCTATCCGATCGAGGAACTCGCAGCCGAGTCGACGTTCGAGGAAGTCGCCTATCTGCTGTTATACGGCGAGTTGCCTTCGTCCACGGCCTTAGCCGAGTTTCGGATTCGCATCGGCGCGGAGATGACGTTGCCGCCGGCGATCGTCGACACGCTCCGCTCCATTCCGGCAGCGACGCCAGGCATGGATGTCATGCGCACCGGTTGCAGCATGCTCGCGCATTTCGATGCGGAGACGGCCGACGATACCCGCCCGGCGAACTTGCGCAAAGCGGAACGGTTGCTCGCGAAGTTGCCGTTGATCATGGCGACGAAATATCGGCTCGATGCCGGACTAAAGCCGCTCGCCGCGGAGCCGGACCGCTCGATCGCGGAAAACATTTTGCGCCAGATCACCGACCGTAAGCCGGAACCTCGGGCCGTGCAGGCGCTCGACACTTCGCTCATTCTCTACGCCGAACACGAATTCAATGCCTCCACTTTCACGGCTCGTTGCGTGGCTTCGACCCTCGCCGATCTACACTCGGCGGTCACCGCGGCGATCGGCGCGTTGAAGGGGCCGTTGCATGGGGGTGCGAACGAGCGTGTGCTTGAAGTGCTGCGACAAGTCGGCGCCCCGGCGAACGCGGAGCCGTGGATTCGCCAAGCTTTGGCGAACAAGGTTCGCATCATGGGCTTCGGGCATCGCGTTTATAAACACGGTGACCCTCGCACCGTGATCATTACGCCGCTCTGCGCCGAACTGGCGCAACTGACCGGTAACGAAGCGATGGAGCAAACCGCAGCGACGATCGAGCGGATCATCGTCGCCGATAAAAGTCTGCCGGCAAACGTCGATTGGCCGAGTGCGCGGCTGTATCACTACCTGGGCCTACCCGTGTCGCTCTATACGCCGCTCTTCGTCTGCGCGCGTGTTTCCGGCTGGTCGGCTCACGTGATGGAGCAGTTAGAGAACAACCGGCTCATTCGCCCGGCGGCGGAATACATCGGGCCCGAGCAGCGGAAGTTCGTACCGATCACAAAGCGCTAA
- a CDS encoding energy-coupling factor ABC transporter permease has protein sequence MLVAMHMPDHILSPTVTLATAIAAAGTALLGAWHMRRSTDNRAAQHAGLVAAVAALVFAGQMVNYTLPFNGTGEGVSGHLLGGAIAALLLGPWAAMGVMIVVLVVQCLVFGDGGLSALGANVLNMAIVGVWAAWGVRRAIAKNGTVGIPTAALAGFISVVAAAGVCSQELLASGGAEAGAIIRPMLTYHLAIGAVEGLMTAGVIAIVASYQTKSFANGADSATQAPTIQARTKGALLGLIAALAIAAFLAPLASASPDGLEVALVGGNFSTGSSFWNAPLTDYELPASLGATSAVAAVAIAILGTLVAFAGGWCVTRAGHAIVRR, from the coding sequence GACTGTGACGCTTGCTACGGCCATCGCCGCGGCGGGAACGGCATTGCTCGGCGCATGGCACATGAGGCGGTCGACCGACAACCGAGCCGCGCAACATGCCGGGTTGGTTGCGGCAGTCGCAGCGCTGGTCTTCGCCGGACAGATGGTGAACTATACGCTGCCCTTTAACGGGACCGGCGAAGGGGTAAGCGGCCATTTACTCGGAGGCGCCATCGCCGCCTTGTTGCTCGGCCCTTGGGCCGCGATGGGGGTCATGATCGTCGTCCTCGTGGTGCAATGCCTCGTCTTCGGCGACGGTGGTCTATCGGCCCTCGGCGCGAATGTGCTGAACATGGCGATCGTCGGCGTCTGGGCCGCGTGGGGCGTGCGACGAGCGATTGCGAAAAACGGAACGGTCGGCATTCCGACCGCTGCGCTAGCAGGATTCATCAGCGTCGTCGCGGCTGCCGGTGTTTGCTCGCAGGAATTACTGGCGAGCGGCGGTGCAGAGGCCGGGGCGATTATTCGCCCGATGCTGACGTATCACTTAGCGATCGGAGCAGTCGAAGGCTTGATGACGGCAGGCGTGATCGCCATCGTCGCGAGCTATCAAACGAAAAGCTTCGCAAACGGAGCCGACTCGGCGACTCAAGCCCCTACAATTCAGGCCCGTACTAAGGGAGCACTCCTCGGGCTCATCGCGGCCTTAGCGATCGCCGCGTTTTTGGCTCCCCTGGCGAGCGCTTCTCCGGATGGTTTAGAAGTGGCGCTCGTGGGTGGAAACTTCTCGACAGGAAGTTCTTTTTGGAATGCTCCGCTAACCGACTACGAACTCCCGGCTTCGCTAGGTGCGACGAGTGCCGTCGCTGCCGTAGCGATCGCGATCTTGGGAACGCTCGTCGCTTTTGCCGGCGGCTGGTGCGTCACGCGGGCCGGTCACGCGATCGTGCGCCGTTAG
- the prpB gene encoding methylisocitrate lyase, which yields MSNAESPGERLRAAVRGDTLLVPGAFNALTARLIEATGFQAAYLSGAAFSAGALALPDIGLFTLSELAEETRRLSHAAPRLAWIVDADTGFGEAVNVERTVGELEAAGAAAIQLEDQRLPKRCGHLSGKSLVDTAEMCAKLRAAAAARRDKQTIILARTDARGVEGFEAAVERAKRYLEAGADWIFPEALETPDEFSRFGAAVKVPLVANMTEFGRSPLLTQAELTQLGYAAALMPVTTLRIAMRAVEQALTTMYAEGTQKSLVGKMQTRQELYELLGYSDFEARDQSYFQGDGRK from the coding sequence ATGTCTAATGCAGAATCACCGGGTGAGCGTCTTCGTGCGGCTGTTCGAGGCGATACGTTGCTGGTGCCCGGCGCTTTCAACGCGTTGACGGCACGGCTCATCGAGGCGACCGGTTTTCAAGCCGCATACCTTTCCGGGGCGGCATTCTCTGCCGGAGCATTGGCACTCCCGGATATCGGGCTCTTCACGCTCAGCGAACTTGCCGAAGAGACACGACGGCTAAGCCATGCCGCACCCCGATTGGCGTGGATCGTCGATGCCGATACCGGATTCGGCGAAGCGGTTAATGTGGAGCGGACGGTCGGCGAACTTGAAGCGGCCGGCGCGGCGGCGATTCAACTCGAAGATCAACGCTTGCCGAAACGCTGCGGCCACCTGTCGGGCAAGTCGCTCGTCGACACGGCCGAGATGTGTGCGAAGTTGCGCGCAGCCGCTGCGGCGCGTCGCGATAAACAAACCATTATCTTGGCTCGCACCGATGCCCGCGGGGTCGAAGGTTTCGAGGCTGCGGTCGAGCGGGCGAAGCGGTATCTCGAAGCCGGCGCGGATTGGATCTTTCCCGAGGCGTTGGAAACGCCGGATGAATTCTCGCGGTTTGGCGCCGCCGTAAAGGTGCCGCTCGTGGCGAACATGACGGAGTTCGGCCGGAGCCCGTTGCTGACGCAAGCGGAACTCACCCAGCTTGGCTATGCGGCGGCTCTGATGCCCGTGACGACTTTACGAATCGCGATGCGCGCGGTTGAGCAAGCACTGACGACGATGTATGCCGAAGGAACTCAGAAGTCGCTTGTGGGGAAGATGCAAACCCGGCAGGAACTTTACGAACTGCTCGGCTATTCCGATTTCGAGGCTCGCGACCAAAGCTACTTCCAAGGAGATGGACGGAAATGA